One Nicotiana sylvestris chromosome 12, ASM39365v2, whole genome shotgun sequence genomic window carries:
- the LOC104242142 gene encoding cytochrome P450 78A5-like — protein MKPFMLASISLFIFLFIVISYLLFQANPWPFTLATLFSLFLFLLNFWLVPGGFAWRNYIHYQKHKILLGPFSWPLLGFLPQMGSHAHRKLATLATSLGSTRLMIISLGATRVIISSHPDTAKEILCGTSFANRPVKESAKLLMFERAIGFAPYESYWRNLRRIAANLMFSPRRISSFEGLRQLIADNMIEGVVKEMNEIGFVEVRGILRKGSLSNIMESVFGSTLGLEGEKLGLMVKEGYELIGEFNWSDYFPLRFLDFWGTKRRCHKLAAQVNELVGEIVKERRREGELNMKNDFLSLLLSLAKEDQLTDADMVAVLWEMVFRGTDTVAILLEWIMARMVLHQDVQAKAQKEIDTCVGHNKHVRDSDIQNLPYLQAIVKEVLRLHPPGPLLSWARLTIHDTYVDKCFIPAGTTAMVNMWAITHDSTIWEDPWAFKPERLCDKEEDISIMGSDLRLAPFGSGRRVCPRRVLGLATVHLWLARLLQQFKWLPSKPVDLAECLKLSLEMEKPLACRAFSRYDT, from the exons ATGAAGCCCTTCATGCTGGCCAGCATATCCCTCTTCATCTTTTTATTCATAGTTATATCTTACTTACTCTTTCAAGCTAATCCTTGGCCTTTTACTCTTGCAACTCTCTTCTCCCTATTCCTTTTCCTCTTAAACTTTTGGTTAGTGCCAGGAGGGTTTGCATGGAGAAACTATATTCACTATCAAAAACATAAAATACTTCTTGGACCTTTTTCTTGGCCCTTGTTGGGGTTTCTACCTCAAATGGGGTCTCATGCTCATCGGAAGCTCGCCACCCTTGCTACATCATTGGGTTCGACTCGACTCATGATTATAAGCCTAGGTGCTACTCGAGTTATCATCAGTAGTCACCCTGACACTGCGAAGGAAATTCTTTGTGGTACCTCATTTGCAAATCGTCCTGTGAAAGAATCAGCTAAATTGCTCATGTTTGAACGAGCAATTGGTTTCGCTCCCTATGAGAGTTATTGGCGAAATCTAAGAAGAATTGCTGCGAATCTCATGTTTTCTCCTCGGAGAATTTCAAGTTTTGAGGGTCTTCGACAACTTATAGCCGATAATATGATAGAAGGAGTTGTCAAGGAGATGAATGAGATTGGTTTTGTTGAGGTTAGAGGGATATTAAGAAAAGGGTCTTTGAGTAATATTATGGAAAGTGTGTTTGGGAGTACTTTAGGGTTAGAAGGTGAAAAACTAGGGTTAATGGTGAAGGAAGGATATGAATTGATTGGAGAGTTTAATTGGTCTGATTATTTTCCTTTAAGGTTTTTAGACTTTTGGGGTACTAAGAGAAGATGTCATAAATTGGCAGCTCAAGTGAATGAACTGGTTGGCGAAATagtgaaagaaagaagaagagagggaGAATTAAACATGAAAAACGACTTCCTTAGTTTGTTGCTATCCTTGGCAAAAGAAGATCAACTTACTGATGCAGACATGGTGGCTGTTCTGTGG GAAATGGTGTTTAGAGGAACAGATACAGTTGCCATCCTTCTAGAATGGATCATGGCAAGAATGGTTTTACACCAAGATGTTCAAGCAAAAGCACAGAAAGAGATTGACACGTGCGTTGGTCATAACAAGCACGTGCGTGACTCAGACATACAAAACCTTCCTTATTTGCAGGCCATTGTGAAGGAAGTTCTTCGATTACACCCACCAGGCCCACTTCTCTCTTGGGCCCGTTTAACTATCCATGATACTTATGTAGACAAGTGCTTCATTCCTGCAGGGACAACTGCAATGGTTAATATGTGGGCTATTACACATGACTCAACAATTTGGGAAGATCCATGGGCTTTTAAGCCCGAAAGGCTTTGTGATAAAGAAGAAGACATCTCAATTATGGGCTCGGATCTTAGACTTGCTCCATTCGGGTCTGGACGTCGGGTTTGCCCCAGAAGGGTATTAGGGTTGGCCACAGTGCACCTCTGGCTAGCACGACTTCTCCAACAGTTCAAATGGCTCCCAAGCAAACCTGTTGATCTTGCTGAATGTTTGAAGCTTTCCCTTGAGATGGAGAAACCTCTAGCTTGTCGTGCATTTAGTCGATATGACACCTAA
- the LOC104242141 gene encoding REF/SRPP-like protein At1g67360, with the protein MATNKVEMEKSEGNLKHLGFVRVLAINTAVLVSNLYEYAKQNSGPLRSTVGTVENAVTTVVRPVYERLKGVPDEVLVFLDQKVDDGAAKFDEHAPPLAKKVVSKAQSVFQKASEVAQNLFKEVQVAGPRAAINHAGALSKQLATSQVAVLWYHINHCAPLHGIAQMAAPTAAHWSEKYNQLVADLKKKGYIVVNYIPLIPVEEISKAYKQVESAADEKDDAPNSSSSKSE; encoded by the exons ATGGCTACCAACAAG GTTGAGATGGAGAAAAGTGAGGGAAATTTGAAACATCTAGGGTTTGTAAGGGTGTTGGCTATAAACACTGCGGTTTTGGTGTCAAATCTGTATGAATACGCGAAGCAGAACTCGGGGCCTCTGAGATCGACTGTGGGTACTGTAGAGAACGCGGTAACTACCGTGGTAAGGCCTGTTTACGAGAGGCTTAAAGGTGTTCCTGATGAAGTCCTTGTTTTCCTAGACCAGAAG GTGGACGATGGAGCAGCAAAATTTGATGAGCATGCTCCTCCCTTGGCCAAGAAGGTTGTCAGCAAAGCCCAGTCCGTGTTTCAGAAGGCATCAGAAGTAGCACAAAACTTGTTCAAGGAAGTCCAAGTTGCTGGTCCTCGCGCAGCTATCAATCACGCTGGTGCATTGTCCAAGCAATTGGCTACTAGTCAAGTGGCAGTACTCTGGTATCATATAAATCATTGTGCACCGTTGCATGGAATCGCACAGATGGCTGCTCCTACTGCTGCTCACTGGTCGGAGAAGTATAATCAACTAGTTGCTGACTTGAAGAAGAAAGGTTATATTGTTGTCAACTACATTCCTTTGATACCAGTTGAAGAAATCTCAAAGGCATATAAACAGGTTGAGTCTGCTGCGGATGAGAAAGACGATGCTCCTAATTCCAGTTCAAGTAAATCCGAATGA